The Gemmatimonadota bacterium genome has a window encoding:
- a CDS encoding nitroreductase family protein, which yields MDLFEAIGQRRSIKRFSDREVGRDELARLIGAAIMAPNHRMTQPWRFVLLGPRARVAYARRRGELKARAAAADTVRAAVEEKVIAATLGVPAVVAVLSSVDEDPHVCEEDFAAVWMAIQNLALAATATGLGTHIRTGAVLEDWGVQKIVGAEPGERLCALVYVGEPADTPDPKPRADAASKTTWLD from the coding sequence ATGGACCTCTTCGAAGCCATCGGTCAGCGCCGCTCCATCAAGCGCTTCAGCGACCGCGAGGTCGGGCGGGATGAGCTCGCGCGCCTGATCGGGGCGGCGATCATGGCGCCGAATCATCGCATGACGCAGCCGTGGAGGTTCGTGCTTCTGGGGCCCCGGGCTCGCGTTGCCTACGCGCGGCGGCGCGGTGAGTTGAAGGCCCGGGCGGCCGCTGCCGACACCGTCCGCGCCGCGGTCGAGGAGAAGGTGATCGCCGCCACGTTGGGGGTACCGGCCGTGGTCGCCGTCCTCTCCTCGGTGGACGAGGACCCGCACGTCTGCGAGGAGGACTTCGCGGCGGTGTGGATGGCCATCCAGAACCTGGCGCTGGCGGCAACGGCCACGGGTCTCGGCACCCACATTCGCACCGGCGCGGTGCTCGAAGACTGGGGTGTTCAGAAGATCGTCGGCGCGGAGCCGGGGGAGCGGCTGTGCGCTCTGGTGTACGTCGGAGAGCCGGCCGATACTCCCGATCCCAAGCCGCGCGCCGACGCGGCCTCCAAAACCACCTGGCTCGACTGA